From one Streptomyces sp. N50 genomic stretch:
- a CDS encoding PaaI family thioesterase has protein sequence MTSTTDGAAGATTPTGLWAGADFQEPPRTPGGVALCGACRVAGSCRLGVEGERLDADGVAVFELTCPRDQEGGPNVAHGGWTAAVLDDCLGHLPLLHRVLSVTAELSVSFVKPVPVERPLDVRAWVERREGRRWYIAGEMVLLPTRAVLARVSGIWVTRDQGHFARHEAWLTAQEAGGEGESGSQVKGGGQVKGGGQVEGSGQ, from the coding sequence GTGACGAGTACGACTGATGGAGCTGCTGGAGCCACGACGCCGACCGGGCTCTGGGCGGGCGCCGACTTCCAGGAGCCGCCCCGCACCCCCGGCGGCGTGGCGCTGTGCGGCGCGTGCCGTGTCGCCGGTTCCTGCCGTCTGGGTGTGGAGGGCGAACGGCTCGACGCCGACGGCGTGGCGGTCTTCGAACTCACCTGTCCCCGCGACCAGGAGGGCGGCCCGAATGTCGCCCACGGCGGTTGGACGGCGGCCGTACTGGACGACTGTCTCGGTCATCTCCCGCTGCTGCACCGGGTGTTGAGCGTCACGGCGGAGTTGAGCGTGAGCTTCGTGAAGCCGGTGCCGGTGGAACGGCCGCTGGATGTCCGAGCCTGGGTCGAACGCCGGGAGGGCCGGCGCTGGTACATCGCGGGCGAGATGGTCCTGCTGCCGACCCGTGCCGTACTGGCCCGGGTCTCCGGGATCTGGGTGACCCGCGACCAGGGCCACTTCGCGCGGCACGAGGCTTGGCTGACCGCCCAGGAAGCCGGAGGCGAGGGCGAGAGCGGAAGCCAGGTCAAGGGCGGGGGCCAGGTCAAGGGCGGAGGCCAGGTCGAAGGCTCGGGTCAGTAG
- a CDS encoding acyl-CoA dehydrogenase family protein, whose amino-acid sequence MDFGLTDEQDLLRATARQFVADVCPAERAKQWDEEGVVPPELFRGMADLGWFSLPFSEEEGGDGGGPLELILIAEELGRASFDVAMCYIGVLIPGITVFRWGSEAQRDFIRERVMTGRHRLAVGLSEPDSGSDAAALRTTAEDHGDQFLVRGQKAWCTGGGLPDTTIATYVRTGPREPKHGGISLLLVDPATDGVEVRRTPTLARHILGTNEVFFNDALVPKENLVGPRDEGWKVMLSNIELEKVIITGGYLGAAQATLDEMLEYSRTRHAFGRPIGNFQALAHAMADLQTEIDSARLLAYRAAWLLAQGKPCTREGSMAKLKGSETYVAAARLGMQVCAGHGFSTESVMSFRYRESIVATISGGTSQIQRNGIARSMGLRSY is encoded by the coding sequence GTGGACTTCGGGCTGACCGACGAGCAGGACCTGTTGCGGGCGACGGCACGGCAGTTCGTCGCCGACGTGTGCCCGGCCGAGAGGGCCAAGCAGTGGGACGAGGAGGGCGTCGTGCCGCCCGAGCTGTTCCGCGGTATGGCCGATCTGGGGTGGTTCTCCCTCCCGTTCAGTGAGGAGGAGGGCGGCGACGGCGGTGGCCCGCTCGAACTCATCCTGATCGCCGAGGAGTTGGGGCGGGCCAGTTTCGACGTCGCCATGTGCTACATCGGCGTGCTCATCCCCGGGATCACCGTGTTCCGGTGGGGCAGCGAGGCGCAGCGCGACTTCATCCGTGAGCGGGTGATGACGGGGCGCCACCGGCTCGCCGTCGGCCTCAGCGAGCCGGACAGCGGGTCCGACGCCGCCGCCCTGCGCACCACCGCCGAGGACCACGGCGACCAGTTCCTCGTCCGCGGCCAGAAGGCGTGGTGCACCGGCGGCGGCCTGCCCGACACCACCATCGCGACCTATGTGCGGACCGGACCCCGCGAGCCCAAGCACGGCGGCATCAGCCTGCTGCTCGTCGACCCCGCGACGGACGGTGTCGAGGTGCGCCGGACGCCGACGCTGGCCCGGCACATCCTCGGCACCAACGAGGTCTTCTTCAACGACGCCCTGGTCCCGAAGGAGAACCTCGTCGGCCCGCGCGACGAGGGCTGGAAGGTCATGCTCTCCAACATCGAGCTGGAGAAGGTGATCATCACCGGCGGTTATCTGGGCGCCGCTCAGGCCACGCTGGACGAGATGCTGGAGTACTCCCGCACCCGGCACGCCTTCGGCCGTCCGATCGGGAACTTCCAGGCCCTCGCCCACGCCATGGCCGACCTGCAGACCGAGATCGACTCCGCCCGGCTGCTCGCGTACCGCGCCGCCTGGCTACTGGCCCAGGGCAAGCCGTGCACGCGGGAGGGTTCGATGGCCAAGCTGAAGGGGTCGGAGACGTATGTGGCGGCCGCCCGGCTCGGGATGCAGGTGTGTGCCGGGCACGGTTTCTCGACCGAGAGCGTGATGAGCTTCCGCTACCGGGAGTCGATCGTGGCCACGATCTCCGGGGGAACCAGCCAGATCCAGCGCAACGGGATCGCCCGGAGCATGGGGCTGCGGTCCTACTGA
- a CDS encoding MFS transporter, which produces MPGTPTDLTRLRITLTAFFALDGFIFAGWVVRIPAIKAQTGASASTLGLALLGVSAGAVITMMLTGRLCHRYGNHQVTVVCAVLLSLSVSLPPLTHSPLTLGLVLLVFGAAYGGINVAFNSAAVDLVRAMRRPIMPSFHAAFSLGGMVGAGLGGLVAGFLTPTQHLFCLTVIGLLVTAVVGRDLLRLKPPAPPEPPKDAPKDAPKQETAPRRLTPRTRSLVFTFGLIALCTAFGEGALADWSALHLEQDLDATAGAAAIGYSCFALAMTAGRLSGTRLLERLGRTRTLVAGGTTAALGMLLGALAPTLWAAVLGFVITGLGLANLFPVAVERAGTLAGPDGVAIASTLGYGGMLLGPPAIGFMADWYSLPAALTSVAVLAAVAAGIGFLTRHAAEG; this is translated from the coding sequence GTGCCGGGCACCCCCACCGACCTCACCCGACTCCGGATCACCCTCACCGCGTTCTTCGCCCTGGACGGCTTCATCTTCGCCGGCTGGGTCGTCCGCATCCCCGCCATCAAGGCACAGACCGGCGCATCGGCCAGCACTCTCGGACTCGCGCTCCTCGGCGTCTCCGCCGGCGCCGTCATCACGATGATGCTCACCGGCCGCCTCTGCCACCGCTACGGCAACCACCAAGTCACCGTCGTCTGCGCCGTGTTGCTCTCCCTGAGCGTCTCCCTCCCCCCGCTCACCCACTCCCCCCTCACCCTCGGCCTCGTCCTCCTGGTCTTCGGCGCGGCCTACGGCGGGATCAACGTCGCGTTCAACAGCGCGGCCGTCGACCTGGTCAGGGCCATGCGGCGGCCCATCATGCCCAGCTTCCACGCCGCGTTCAGCCTCGGCGGGATGGTCGGCGCAGGGCTCGGCGGACTGGTCGCCGGGTTCCTGACCCCGACCCAGCACCTGTTCTGCCTCACCGTGATCGGCCTGCTCGTCACCGCCGTCGTAGGGCGCGATCTGCTGCGCCTGAAGCCCCCGGCTCCCCCCGAACCCCCGAAGGACGCCCCGAAGGACGCCCCGAAGCAGGAGACCGCCCCCCGCCGCCTCACCCCCCGCACCCGCAGCCTCGTCTTCACCTTCGGCCTGATCGCGCTCTGCACCGCCTTCGGCGAGGGCGCGCTCGCCGACTGGAGCGCCCTGCACCTGGAGCAGGACCTCGACGCCACCGCCGGTGCGGCCGCGATCGGCTACTCCTGCTTCGCGCTCGCCATGACCGCGGGCCGGCTCTCCGGCACCCGGCTGCTCGAACGGCTCGGCCGCACCCGCACCCTCGTCGCCGGCGGCACGACCGCCGCCCTCGGCATGCTGCTCGGCGCGCTCGCACCCACCCTGTGGGCGGCCGTCCTCGGCTTCGTGATCACCGGGCTCGGCCTCGCCAACCTCTTCCCCGTCGCCGTCGAACGCGCCGGCACCCTCGCCGGTCCCGACGGAGTCGCCATCGCCTCCACCCTCGGCTACGGCGGCATGCTCCTGGGACCGCCCGCCATCGGCTTCATGGCCGACTGGTACTCCCTCCCCGCCGCCCTCACCAGCGTGGCCGTACTCGCCGCCGTCGCGGCCGGAATCGGATTCCTCACCCGGCACGCCGCAGAGGGCTGA
- a CDS encoding SAM-dependent methyltransferase: MTEAADNSEQDPLARFDTTVPQSARIWNYWLGGKDNYEVDRLAGDAFREIFPGIETGARAARYFLARAVRHLAGEEGIRQFLDIGTGLPSVDNTHEIAQRVAPECRIVYVDNDPLVLAHARALLTSSPEGVTNYVDADLRDPATIVREAAKTLDFDKPVALMLMGILGHIEDYDEARAIVRRLVDALPAGSYLVQYDSTDTSEAYVDAIRQYNEGGSIPYILRSPEQIAGFFEGLELIEPGVASCSRWRPDESAWGLPAEVHQYGGVALKR; this comes from the coding sequence ATGACCGAAGCGGCAGACAACTCCGAGCAGGATCCGCTCGCCAGGTTCGACACCACGGTGCCGCAGTCGGCCCGGATCTGGAACTACTGGCTGGGCGGCAAGGACAACTACGAGGTGGACCGCCTCGCCGGTGACGCGTTCCGCGAGATCTTCCCCGGCATAGAGACCGGCGCCCGCGCCGCCCGGTACTTCCTCGCCCGCGCCGTCCGTCACCTGGCCGGCGAGGAGGGCATCCGGCAGTTCCTGGACATCGGCACCGGACTGCCCAGCGTGGACAACACCCATGAGATAGCCCAGCGCGTGGCACCCGAGTGCCGCATCGTCTACGTCGACAACGACCCGCTGGTGCTGGCCCACGCCCGCGCGCTGCTCACCAGTTCCCCGGAGGGCGTCACCAACTACGTCGACGCCGACCTCCGCGACCCGGCCACCATCGTGCGCGAGGCCGCCAAGACCCTGGACTTCGACAAGCCCGTCGCCCTCATGCTGATGGGCATCCTGGGCCACATCGAGGACTACGACGAGGCGCGCGCGATCGTACGGCGCCTGGTGGACGCCCTGCCCGCCGGCAGCTACCTCGTGCAGTACGACAGCACCGACACCAGCGAGGCCTACGTCGACGCCATCCGCCAGTACAACGAGGGCGGTTCGATCCCGTACATCCTGCGCAGCCCCGAGCAGATCGCGGGCTTCTTCGAGGGCCTGGAACTGATCGAACCGGGCGTGGCCTCCTGCTCGCGCTGGCGCCCCGACGAGAGCGCCTGGGGCCTGCCCGCGGAAGTCCACCAGTACGGCGGTGTCGCCCTCAAGCGCTAG
- a CDS encoding helix-turn-helix domain-containing protein, whose product MGSDEVLTTPLDGLSAGPVVPRLVLGARLRELREERHIARVVAGEAIRASRSKISRLEAGRHRFKPRDVADLLTLYGLTDEAERATLLALAEEANSPAWWQHFNDVVPTWARAYLGAEQAASLVRCFEVQRVPHLLQTPDYARASLRLTHAGAGRAELDRRVKLRMTRQRILRRRPAAQLWAVIDEAALRRPVGGIGTMRAQLRHLIEICRLPQVTVQVMPFLAGGHAGEAGPVTILRLPGGRLPDMVYLEQRVTALYPDRPTEIECYWDVMNRLVVEAESPEETPTILHRILQET is encoded by the coding sequence ATGGGTTCCGATGAGGTCTTAACCACGCCGCTGGACGGGCTGTCGGCCGGCCCCGTGGTGCCGCGGCTGGTGCTGGGCGCGCGGTTGCGTGAACTGCGGGAGGAGCGGCACATCGCCCGCGTGGTCGCCGGTGAGGCCATCCGCGCCTCCCGCTCCAAGATCAGCCGCCTGGAGGCCGGCCGCCACCGCTTCAAGCCGCGCGACGTGGCCGACCTGCTCACCCTCTACGGCCTCACGGACGAGGCCGAGCGCGCCACCCTGCTGGCCCTCGCCGAGGAGGCCAACTCCCCTGCCTGGTGGCAGCACTTCAACGATGTGGTGCCCACGTGGGCGCGGGCCTACCTCGGGGCCGAGCAGGCGGCGAGCCTGGTCCGCTGCTTCGAGGTCCAGCGCGTTCCCCACCTGCTGCAGACCCCGGACTACGCGCGGGCCTCCCTCCGGCTCACCCACGCGGGCGCCGGGCGGGCGGAACTCGACCGGCGGGTCAAGCTGCGGATGACACGGCAGCGGATTCTGCGCCGGCGGCCGGCGGCGCAGCTCTGGGCCGTGATCGACGAGGCGGCGCTGCGGCGTCCGGTGGGCGGAATCGGCACGATGCGGGCCCAGTTGAGGCATCTCATCGAGATCTGCCGGCTGCCGCAGGTCACCGTCCAGGTGATGCCGTTCCTCGCGGGCGGGCACGCGGGGGAGGCCGGTCCGGTGACCATCCTGCGGCTGCCCGGGGGCCGGCTGCCCGACATGGTCTACCTGGAGCAGCGGGTCACCGCCCTCTATCCCGACCGGCCGACCGAGATCGAGTGCTACTGGGACGTCATGAACCGGCTGGTGGTGGAGGCGGAATCGCCGGAGGAGACTCCGACGATCCTGCATCGCATCCTTCAGGAGACGTGA